The sequence CATCGCAAGAGATGATCGTGACAAATGCAAATGTAGCCAGACAAATGTTGAATAGTTTTTTCATAAAATTTATTTTAATTGATAGTTTCGTCTAAATATACGAGAGAAAAATAAACTTGGATTTGTAAAGTGTTTTTTTTAATTCATTTTTTTGTTATAAATTTGCAATTCCAATTTAGGGAAATGGATGTTTGCATTTTTTTTGGTTTGAGTACTATTTTTTTTTAACAAAAAGATTTTAGTATTTAAAAAATCATTATATTTGCACACTGAAAATTTGAATAAACAATAAAATAAATAATTTAATATCATGGCAAAGGAAACGTTTAATCGTAACAAACCACACTTGAACATTGGTACTATTGGTCACGTTGACCATGGTAAAACTACACTTACTGCAGCTATTTCTGCTGTATTGGCTAGCAAAGGTCTTGCTGAGAAAAAAGATTTCTCTGCTATTGACTCTGCTCCAGAAGAAAAAGAAAGAGGTATTACTATCAATACTGCTCACATCGAATACGAAACTGAAAAAAGACATTACGCTCACGTTGACTGTCCAGGTCACGCGGATTACGTAAAGAACATGGTAACTGGTGCTGCTCAGATGGATGGTGCTATCGTTGTATGTGCTGCTACAGACGGACCAATGCCTCAAACTAGAGAGCATATCCTTCTATGTCGTCAGGTAAACGTACCTAGAATCGTTGTTTTCATGAACAAAGTTGACATGGTAGATGATGCTGAGTTATTAGAGCTTGTTGAAATGGAATTGAGAGACTTATTGTCTACTTACGATTTCGACGGAGATAACTCTCCAGTAATTCAAGGTTCTGCACTTGGTGCTCTTACTGCTGCTACTGCAGAAGGAGGTGCTAAGACTGATGATCAATGGTTTAAATCTGTTGAGCAATTAATGGATGCTGTTGACGAATGGATCGAGCAACCACCAAGAGATACTGATAAGCCATTCTTGATGCCAATCGAAGACGTATTCTCTATTACAGGTAGAGGTACTGTTGCAACTGGTAGAATCGAAGCTGGTATTATCAACACAGGAGATCCTGTAGATATCATTGGTATGGGTGAAGAGAAATTAACTTCTACTATTACAGGAGTTGAGATGTTCAGAAAGATCCTAGATAGAGGTGAAGCTGGAGATAACGTAGGTCTATTGTTGAGAGGTATTGAAAAAACTGACATCAAGAGAGGTATGGTTATCGCTAAGAAAGATTCTGTGAAGCCTCACAAGAAATTCAAAGCTTCAGTTTATATCCTTTCTAAAGAAGAAGGTGGACGTCACACTCCATTCCACAACAAATATCGTCCTCAGTTCTACGTAAGAACTACTGACGTTACAGGTGAAATCTTCTTACCAGAAGGTGTAGAAATGGTAATGCCTGGTGATAACTTAGAGATCACTGTAGAATTGTTACAGCCAATCGCTCTTAACGTAGGTCTTAGATTTGCAATCAGAGAAGGAGGTAGAACAGTTGGTTCAGGTCAGGTTACTGAAATCTTAGACTAATCATCTTAATATAATTAAAGTTCCGTAAGGAAACTTACGGAACTTTTAATCTACGGGCATCGTCCAATGGTAGGATACCGGTCTCCAACACCGTTGATCAGGGTTCGAATCCTTGTGCCCGTGCAAAAAGAAAATAATGAGCTTAGTAGAATTTTTAAAAGGTTCTTATCACGAATTTAGACACAAAGTAGAGTGGCCAAAGTGGTCTGACTTACAGTCTTCAACTATTGTTGTTACTGTAGCAACTGTTATTTTGGCATTGTTTACCTTTGGCGTTGATGAATTGTTTTCAAAATCAATCAGCAACATCATCGGAATACTAATCAATACCTTCAACTAATAAAGTATTTTCCCATAATGAGCGAATTGAAATGGTATGTGCTGAAAGCGATCAGCGGACAGGAAAATAAAGTGAAAAACTATATTGAGACAGAAATCAAGCGTTTAGGCTTTGAGCAGTATGTTACTCAGGTAGTGATTCCTATGGAAAAGGTTATTCAGCTTAGAAATGGGAAGAAAGTGCCAAAAGAGAGACCATACTATCCTGGTTATCTGATGGTAGAAGCAGAGTTGATGGGAGAGATTCCTCACGTGATCAAAAACATTCCTGGTGTGATTTCTTTCTTGAGTTTAACCAAAGGTGGAGATCCTGTTCCGATGAGAAAATCTGAGGTCAACAGAATGCTTGGCAGAATGGATGAACTTTCGGAATTTGCTTCAGATGCAGAAATTCCATTCATCGTTGGTGAAAACGTGAAAGTAATCGATGGACCATTCAATGGTTTCAACGGTACAGTAGAGAAAATCTTGGAAGACAAGAAAAAAGTAGAAGTTTCTGTTTTAATCTTCGGAAGAAAAACTCCAATGGAACTGAGCTTTTCACAAGTAGAAAAAGTATAAAACTTTTAAAATATAAAAAAATACCGTTCAGAAATGAGCGGTATTTTTTTTAATAATTTTTTAAATTAAATCTGTATTCAATTTGAGTATATATTTAGTGGTTTAACCTTTGAGACTTATATATTTTATCGTTGAATTAATGAAACCTATTTTTTCATATGCAACAGATTTTATTATTTTATATTGAAATTTAATTAGTTAAGTGTTTGCTATTTAAAATAATTTTCATAATTTTGCAGTCCGAAAAGTAGGTTTGCTTTATGTGAGTGCGGTAACCTGCTGAATAATAAATGCTTCCAAACTCATTAATTATTCAATTTTTAAAAAACAAACAATGGCTAAAAAAGTCTTTAAAATGGTTAAGCTCCAAGTAAAAGGAGGAGCAGCAAACCCATCTCCACCAGTTGGTCCGGCATTAGGTTCTGCAGGTGTGAACATCATGGAGTTTTGTAAACAATTTAACGGAAGAACTCAGGATAAGCCAGGTCAAGTTTTACCTGTAGTAATTACAGTGTACGAAGACAAATCTTTTGAATTCGTTATTAAAACTCCACCTGCAGCAATTCAGTTAATGGATGCAGCTAAAATCAAAGGAGGATCCGGTGAACCAAACAGAAACAAAGTAGGTGCTGTATCTTGGGCGCAAGTTCAAAAAATCGCTGAAGATAAAATGACAGATCTTAACTGTTTTACTTTGGACTCAGCTCTTTCTATGGTTGCAGGTACTGCTAGATCTATGGGGTTAAGAGTAACAGGAACTAAACCAACTAACGCTTAAAACTAAGAGAAATGGCAAAATTGACTAAAAAGCAAAAGGAAGCTTTAAGCAAAGTAGAAAAAGGAAGAATTTATAACCTTGAAGAAGGTTCTGCTCTTGTAAAAGAGGTGAACACTGCAAAGTTTGACGCTTCTGTAGATATCGCTGTAAGATTGGGTGTAGACCCTAGAAAAGCTAACCAAATGGTAAGAGGTGTAGTA comes from Chryseobacterium sp. 3008163 and encodes:
- the tuf gene encoding elongation factor Tu, which gives rise to MAKETFNRNKPHLNIGTIGHVDHGKTTLTAAISAVLASKGLAEKKDFSAIDSAPEEKERGITINTAHIEYETEKRHYAHVDCPGHADYVKNMVTGAAQMDGAIVVCAATDGPMPQTREHILLCRQVNVPRIVVFMNKVDMVDDAELLELVEMELRDLLSTYDFDGDNSPVIQGSALGALTAATAEGGAKTDDQWFKSVEQLMDAVDEWIEQPPRDTDKPFLMPIEDVFSITGRGTVATGRIEAGIINTGDPVDIIGMGEEKLTSTITGVEMFRKILDRGEAGDNVGLLLRGIEKTDIKRGMVIAKKDSVKPHKKFKASVYILSKEEGGRHTPFHNKYRPQFYVRTTDVTGEIFLPEGVEMVMPGDNLEITVELLQPIALNVGLRFAIREGGRTVGSGQVTEILD
- the secE gene encoding preprotein translocase subunit SecE, encoding MSLVEFLKGSYHEFRHKVEWPKWSDLQSSTIVVTVATVILALFTFGVDELFSKSISNIIGILINTFN
- the nusG gene encoding transcription termination/antitermination protein NusG, producing MSELKWYVLKAISGQENKVKNYIETEIKRLGFEQYVTQVVIPMEKVIQLRNGKKVPKERPYYPGYLMVEAELMGEIPHVIKNIPGVISFLSLTKGGDPVPMRKSEVNRMLGRMDELSEFASDAEIPFIVGENVKVIDGPFNGFNGTVEKILEDKKKVEVSVLIFGRKTPMELSFSQVEKV
- the rplK gene encoding 50S ribosomal protein L11 — encoded protein: MAKKVFKMVKLQVKGGAANPSPPVGPALGSAGVNIMEFCKQFNGRTQDKPGQVLPVVITVYEDKSFEFVIKTPPAAIQLMDAAKIKGGSGEPNRNKVGAVSWAQVQKIAEDKMTDLNCFTLDSALSMVAGTARSMGLRVTGTKPTNA